One segment of Alnus glutinosa chromosome 2, dhAlnGlut1.1, whole genome shotgun sequence DNA contains the following:
- the LOC133859138 gene encoding uncharacterized protein LOC133859138 encodes MASLTQRLIFLQLAIIAVLAVSANARPCKTLLISSYSFSFKQNPSASGFVTVVTEISRFNPRPVHDRSLPSEIFLFPARHEARSEQIERNDASLPSGLKKYLPSSSYDFDFSSLRERTKDILSVVVALLFGVGCGALTAATMYLAWSLFSNRFYDSQYGSPYSDDDEDEDDADVNPKKMGYVKIPAVDSAPEPVKQVV; translated from the coding sequence ATGGCGTCGTTGACTCAGCGTCTCATCTTCCTCCAGTTGGCGATCATCGCAGTCCTGGCTGTCTCAGCCAACGCCAGGCCCTGCAAGACGCTCCTCATCTCCTCCTACTCCTTCTCCTTCAAGCAAAACCCTTCCGCATCGGGTTTCGTCACCGTCGTCACCGAGATCAGCCGTTTCAACCCCAGGCCCGTCCACGACCGGTCCTTGCCCTCCGAGATCTTCCTCTTCCCGGCCCGCCACGAGGCCCGGAGCGAGCAGATCGAGCGCAACGACGCGTCGTTGCCATCGGGGTTGAAGAAGTACCTGCCGTCGTCCTCCTACGACTTCGACTTCAGCTCGCTCCGGGAGCGCACGAAGGACATTCTGAGCGTGGTGGTGGCTCTGCTCTTCGGCGTCGGCTGTGGGGCTCTCACCGCCGCCACCATGTACCTGGCCTGGTCCCTCTTCTCCAACCGCTTCTACGACAGCCAGTATGGCTCTCCCTATTCCGACGACGACGAAGACGAAGACGATGCCGACGTTAACCCTAAGAAGATGGGATACGTGAAGATTCCGGCCGTCGATTCTGCGCCTGAACCGGTCAAGCAAGTGGTATGA
- the LOC133861033 gene encoding pentatricopeptide repeat-containing protein At5g66520-like — protein MKASSQRALALLDQCLTMNHIKQIQSHVTVSGTLLDPQAASKIISFCALSDQGDLNHAYQLFHRLPQRTTFVWNTMVRAFAERNEPIKALSLYMNMLESGFLPNNYTFSFVLRACAGLSDISLGLTLHSQVVRLGWESYDFVQNGLIHLYATCNCMGSARKLFDASVNRDVITWTALVNGYVKAGLVVVARELFDQMPEKNTVSWSAMITGYAQVGLFKEALELFNDMQVSGFRPNHAGIVGALTACAFLGALDHGRWIHAYVDRNGMELDRVLGSALIDMYAKCGCIETACSLFDKIPRRDVFAFTSLISGLANHGQSASAIELFIRMKNEGVVPNEVTFICVLSACSRMGLVDEGLTIFYSMSQDYGIQPGVQHYGCLVDLFGRAGMLEEATKVVREMPMQPDSYVLGALLNACRVHGDVELGKETVEHLVQQSLDHGGVHVLLSNMYASANKWDDVAKVRKGMEEKKVRKVPGCSLIEVDGVVCEFVAGDRSHLLMEEIILMLLAIDKHLKFLCCHYDDDDDKINE, from the coding sequence ATGAAAGCAAGTAGTCAAAGAGCTCTCGCCCTGTTGGACCAATGCCTGACCATGAATCATATCAAGCAAATTCAATCCCATGTTACGGTTTCTGGCACCCTTTTGGATCCTCAAGCCGCTAGCAAGATTATCTCCTTCTGCGCGTTGTCCGACCAGGGCGACTTGAATCACGCCTACCAACTCTTTCACCGTCTACCGCAGCGAACCACGTTCGTTTGGAACACCATGGTCAGAGCTTTTGCTGAGAGAAATGAGCCCATTAAAGCTTTGTCTCTGTATATGAATATGCTTGAGAGTGGCTTCTTACCAAACAACTACACCTTCTCTTTCGTCCTTAGAGCTTGTGCTGGCCTCTCTGATATATCCTTGGGTTTAACGCTCCATTCCCAAGTCGTCAGGTTGGGCTGGGAATCCTATGACTTTGTGCAGAACGGATTGATCCATTTGTATGCGACTTGTAACTGCATGGGCTCTGCTCGTAAATTGTTTGATGCGAGCGTAAACCGAGACGTCATTACGTGGACAGCTTTGGTTAATGGGTACGTGAAGGCTGGACTAGTTGTTGTTGCACGGGAGTTGTTTGATCAAATGCCGGAGAAAAATACGGTTTCTTGGAGTGCAATGATTACCGGGTATGCACAGGTTGGCTTGTTCAAAGAGGCTCTGgagctttttaatgatatgcaggTTTCTGGGTTTCGACCAAATCATGCTGGCATTGTAGGTGCACTCACTGCGTGTGCTTTTCTTGGCGCATTGGATCATGGAAGGTGGATACATGCATATGTGGATAGAAATGGGATGGAATTAGATAGGGTGTTGGGCAGTGCTCTCATTGACATGTACGCAAAGTGCGGGTGTATTGAAACTGCTTGTAGTTTGTTTGATAAGATACCGAGAAGAGATGTTTTTGCCTTTACTTCATTGATTTCAGGCCTAGCAAATCATGGTCAGAGTGCAAGTGCTATTGAGTTGTTTATTAGGATGAAGAATGAAGGAGTTGTACCTAAcgaagttacatttatatgtgtCTTAAGCGCATGCAGTCGAATGGGGCTAGTGGATGAAGGGCTGACAATTTTCTATAGCATGAGTCAGGACTATGGGATCCAGCCAGGGGTTCAACACTATGGGTGTTTGGTAGATCTCTTTGGAAGAGCTGGAATGTTAGAAGAGGCAACGAAGGTGGTGAGGGAGATGCCAATGCAACCAGACTCGTATGTATTGGGTGCATTGCTCAATGCTTGTAGAGTTCATGGAGATGTTGAGTTGGGTAAAGAAACGGTTGAGCACTTGGTTCAGCAGAGTCTAGACCATGGTGGGGTTCATGTTCTTCTTTCCAACATGTATGCTTCTGCTAACAAGTGGGATGATGTGGCAAAAGTAAGGAAGGGAATGGAAgagaaaaaagtaagaaaggTACCAGGATGTAGCTTGATTGAAGTGGATGGTGTGGTTTGTGAATTTGTAGCTGGAGATAGGTCGCATCTGCTCATGGAGGAGATCATCTTAATGTTGCTTGCCATTGACAAGCACTTGAAGTTTCTTTGTTGTCATTAtgacgatgatgatgataaGATAAATGAATAA